In Pleuronectes platessa chromosome 5, fPlePla1.1, whole genome shotgun sequence, a single genomic region encodes these proteins:
- the mrps22 gene encoding 28S ribosomal protein S22, mitochondrial yields MAGLSSARCLFRSCSRIKHVERSRHTLMRCGVRTFCGGAQDTGNARPQFTDAAVQDILSRITGLDLQKVFRPILQELNPPTYKLMTDEQVEQAVMGATEKAKKLLQMPPVLPERKPICDVLAEDKMLEGMDTAKFVFTDITYNIPHRERFIVVREPDGTLRKASWDERDRLVQVYFPKEGRKLTAPLIFKEENMKMVFAQDRHEDVLDLCLVQFEPDSSEYIRVHAAAYEDLDKHGKYELLCSTRHFGGMAWYLVNARRVDGLMVDMLKRLLFKDAVSLVSLFHMVHPNSESAKEAASQQATGTDLLKIYAQMESQRSGYIELALQAYEQTAAEGSAA; encoded by the exons ATGGCGGGGCTCAGCTCAGCGCGGTGCTTGTTCCGGAGCTGCTCCCGGATCAAACACGTTGAGAGAAGCAGACACACGTTGATGAGATGTGGCGTCAGGACGTTCTGCGGCGGAGCTCAGGACACAG GCAATGCCAGGCCCCAGTTCACAGATGCAGCCGTGCAGGACATCCTCAGCAGGATAACGGGCCTGGACCTGCAGAAAGTGTTCCGACCCATCCTGCAGGAGCTGAACCCGCCCACATACAAACTCATGACTGACGAACAAGTGGAGCAG gccGTCATGGGAGCCACAGAGAAGgccaagaagctgctgcagatgCCTCCAGTCCTGCCGGAGAGGAAGCCCATCTGTGACGTTCTGGCTGAGGATAAGATGCTGGAGGGCATGGACACGGCTAAATTCGTCTTTACAGACATCACATACAATATCCCACACAGG GAGAGGTTCATCGTTGTACGGGAGCCCGACGGGACCCTTCGGAAGGCGAGCTGGGATGAGAGAGACCGACTGGTTCAGGTCTACTTCCCCAAGGAGGGACGCAAGCTCACAGCCCCCCTCATCTTCAAGGAAGAGAATATGAAG ATGGTGTTTGCTCAGGACCGGCACGAGGACGTGTTGGACCTGTGTCTGGTCCAGTTTGAGCCGGACTCCTCAGAATACATCAGG GTGCACGCTGCCGCCTATGAGGACCTGGACAAGCACGGCAAGTACGAGCTGCTGTGCTCCACCAGACACTTCGGAGGAATGGCCTGGTACCTGGTCAATGCTCGCAGGGTCGATGGGCTCATGGTGGACATGCTGAAGAGATTGCT GTTTAAGGATGCCGTGAGCCTAGTGTCTCTATTCCACATGGTCCACCCTAACAGTGAGTCAGCCAAGGAGGCTGCCAGCCAACAGGCCACTGGTACTGACCTGCTCAAG ATCTATGCCCAGATGGAGTCCCAGAGGTCGGGCTACATTGAACTGGCCCTGCAGGCGTACGAACAGACAGCTGCTGAAGGATCTGCTGCTTGA